GGTTTTAGGTGCTAGACATGGTTTTAGGTGCTAATCATGGTTTTAGGTGCTAATCATGGTTTTAGGTGCTAATCATGGTTTTAGGTGCTAATCATGGTTTTAGGTGCTAATCATGGTTTTAGGTGCTAGACATGGTTTTAGGTGCTAGACATGGTTTTAGGTGCTAATCATGGTTTTAGGTGCTAATCATGGTTTTAGGTGCTAATCATGGTTTTAGGTGCTAATCATGGTTTTAGGTGCTAGACATGGTTTTAGGTGCTAATCATGGTTTTAGGTGCTAATCATGGTTTTAGGTGCTAATCATGGTTTTAGGTGCTAGACATGGTTTTAGGTGCTAATCATGGTTTTAGGTGCTAGACATGGTTTTAGGTGCTAATCATGGTTTTAGGTGCTAATCATGGTTTTAGGTGCTAATCATGGTTTTAGGTGCTAATCATGGTTTTAGGTGCTAATCATGGTTTTAGGTGCTAGACATGGTTTTAGGTGCTAATCATGGTTTTAGGTGCTAGACATGGTTTTAGGTGCTAATCATGGTTTTAGGTGCTAGACATGGTTTTAGGTGCTAGACATGGTTTTAGGTGCTAATCATGGTTTTAGGTGCTAGACATGGTTTTAGGTGCTAGACATGGTTTTAGGTGCTAATCATGGTTTTAGGTGCTAGACATGGTTTTAGGTGCTAGACATGGTTTTAGGTGCTAATCATGGTTTTAGGTGCTAGACATGGTTTTAGGTGCTAGACATGGTTTTAGGTGCTAGACATGGTTTTAGGTGCTAGACATGGTTTTAGGTGCTAGACATGGTTTTAGGAGTCTCTGGAGCCACACAATGGAATGtcaatatacatatattttttttaaattaaaatatatCAGTGATAAATGATGACAAAATAATAtacatttggatttgtttaattatttatttccaTCGCTTCATTCAAACACAGTGTGAAAAAGCAAAGTATTGACAGAGGGTTTGGTTTAAAAGATTAGTGACAGAAATATACGATTCCCCAAAGGTAAACTGTTCACAGCTTTTTAACGAGTTATGGTGAAAATTCCTTGTCATCTGTAACATTGCAGACAAAAAGACTTTCAATTAACTGTTTAAAACAAACAGAAATATATATCAAATTCACATTAGCTCTTCCACGAGAAGCATAACCAGCAAATAGCCTGGATGCCAACCCTCATCTCTATAAACAAGCTAGGACTGACCGTCACCATCGGTCTGGCAATAACATCCCTGTCCAATAAACCACAGACCTAGACGGGCACccaggctatttaaagtgagtGTTAACAGTCAAGCAGGAGCTATTTAGCTTACTATAATGTACACAGTGTATTCAATAGAGCAGTAGGGTTTAATCTGCTGGAGATAGAGAGTAGGGAGTACAATCAgaaagagacaggaggggtgtTTCATTCACTGGAGGTTAACTGGTCTTGGGGTTTCTATTGCCTGGGGTTTTCTAGTCTCTACTCACTACCGATGTAAACAAACAAAGGCTAAAACAGAGACAGTGGGCCGGGGCTTTCTCCTGGGCCAGGGTAAGGTTAGATTACTCTCTAGTTTCTCTACCCCGCCTGCTGGCTTTACACTGATTTAAGATGGGGGAGGATGGAGATCTGGTTTAAGAGGCTGTGTTTGCATAGCCATCCTAAAGGCATCCGCATGCTTCCCATGCGAAACAGTTTCTGCGTATACTATATTATGATGCCATTTTTTTGTCTCGTTTAGGTTCGTTTTGGTCTTTGGCAATGTTTTTTTTCCGTCTGTTCGTGCACACAACATTTTTCTTGAGGCAAGCCGAAGTTCagtagccgaagtctacgcctTTTTAAAGGCGGTGAtcggtcaacagtagggattcttcaatgtagTGATGGTTGTCATTCAATGAGACGACTCATTTTCACATTTATTTCCTAGAGAAATACTgaaccaaacatcttagttacaTGCAAAATTGCGTGACTAAGAACCCCCTCTGGGAAAAAAAACCTGTCAAtttattacagatttcttgagttattttCGATTAATTCTGATTatttttgaggaagtgtatactggctacggagTCTCAAGAGGGACAAAGAGTATTATTGCGTTTTTTTTAAGAACATttattttaagggagtatgcgaggcaCAGACATTCACTTCTCCTAGTGGAGTTCTGCTAGGCTTCAAACCCAACATTCTGCAGAGGCCTTTAGGCTTCAAAGCCAACATTCTGCAGAGGCCTTTAGGCTGCAAACCCAACGGAACATTCTGCAGAGGCCTTTAGGCTGCAAACCCAACATTCTGCAGAGGCCTTTAGGCTTCAAACCCAACATTCTGCAGAGGCCTTTAGGCTTCAAACCCAACATTCTGCAGAGGCCTTTAGGCTTCAAACCCAACCCAACATTCTGCAGAGGCCTTTAGGCTGCAAACCCAACGGAACATTCTGCAGAGGCCTTTAGGCTGCAAACCCAACGGAACATTCTGCAGAGGCCTTTAGGCTGCAAACCCAACGGAACATTCTGCAGAGGCCTTTAGGCTGCAAACCCAACGGAACATTCTGCAGAGGCCTTTAGGCTGCAAACCCAACCCAACATTCTGCAGAGGCCTTTAGGCTGCAAACCCAACCCAACATTCTGCAGAGGCCTTTAGGCTTCAAACCCAACAGAACATTCTGCAGAGGCCTTTAGGCTGCAAACCCAACGGAACATTCTGCAGAGGCCTTTAGGCTGCAAACCCAACGGAACATTCTGCAGAGGCCTTTAGGCTTCAAACCCAACGGAACATTCTGCAGAGGCCTTTAGGCTTCAAACCCAACAGAACATTCTGCAGAGGCCTTTAGGCTGCAAACCCAACGGAACATTCTGCAGAGGCCTTTAGGCTTCAAACCCAACGGAACATTCTGCAGAGGCCTTTAGGCTGCAAACCCAACGGAACATTCTGCAGAGGCCTTTAGGCTGCAAACCCAACGGAACATTCTGCAGAGGCCTTTAGGCTTCAAACCCAACGGAACATTCTGCAGAGGCCTTTAGGCTGCAAACCCAACATTCTGCAGAGGCCTTTAGGCTGCAAACCCAACATTCTGCAGAGGCCTTTAGGCTGCAAGAAAAGATGGCGCCGAAAGATGGGGTAGCCGCGCTTTTAGCCCcgaagcaactttgcagtatttcatTTTTGATGTGTTATaaaaagcatttcgctacatcagcaataacatctgctaaacatgtgaccATAAGATTTGATTTTAAGCCTCACACCTCAGGCTGGGGGATTATAGCCTATACTGTATACAGTCATTACATTGAAAATATGTTCCCCAAGCTGCCTTAAGATTTATCATAGTTAAAGAATGAATCGACCAACCTTCCGTCACTTTTCTGACATGCGACAACTATCAGAGTGATAACACTACATCGGTTGGTAGGTGAGAGGTTGGAGGTCAGAGGTGTTGATACTGACAGTTGATTGCATCAAAGCTTAATAATTTATCTAAttcatttggtgggtgcttacatTTGTCCTATTAGTCCTATATGGGTTTTTGGCAcatcccaactctccctgagacaccctcggagagtggggttgCGACCCTGGAGccattatggcctatttattgccttacctcctcacaccatttgcacacactgtatatagactttttttccctcttttctattgtattattgactgtacgcttgtttattccatgtgtaactctgtgttgttgtttgtgtcgcactgctttgctttatcttggccaggtcgcagttgtaaatgagaacttgtactcaactagcctacctggttaaataaagggaaaataaaataaataaaaagtgcaGTGCGATtttcgtatttttttttttacctcgtCGGTTGCTGGCCCAATgccctaaccgctaggctacgtgCCGCACTAATCAACACAATGACCTGTGGAAGCCATTCACACACAGGTAAGAAGGTAGCGCCTAGCCTAGCGCTGTGACTTCAGCCTACATACACTGTTGAATATGAATAGGCCTGGGTCTGTGAGGCTGGGCAGCAAAGAATGCAAATGAGAAAAGGCTAACAACCAACCCCTGACTACCTAAACATATCCTTCTCTCTCACAACCCACTGACTCTCTGACTATCACACAGAGGCAGTGCAGTAAACTCTCAGGTTGGAAAAGGCACCAATCCAGACCATGCAAAGGAATTCACAACATTTACATGACAGCCTTGTCCCACTGACAAGATGTACTCAATGTCCTTGGTTTGATTTGATATTCTCttgtctgtattatgtttcaGTACCCGTTCTTACTTGGTTACCTACAAGGGCTACTGAAGTACGCTATACCACTGTCTTCAGTCCAGGACTCCAATAGAATTCAGTTAATTTACCAATTCTGGGATGATTCCAAAGCTACAAGTTCTTAGTAAGTCTTCATAAGTTAATAAATAATAATAGTCATTATTCTGTCCAGGACCCATGGGATCTCATCTCAGATAAAACAGAATAATTTCTTCCAGCTGCATTTAGAGAAGGCCTTGGTGCGTCTGTCCGACAGCTGCCTCTTCTTCTCCTTCCTGGCCTTGTGTTTGATGGCAGCAAAAATGGCCGCGTCGAACGCCTCTTTTAAGTTCTTCTGCGTCAACGAAGAACATTCCACATAGTCCGCCGCTCTGATCTTCACCGCCATGCTCCGCGCCCGAGGGGTCAGCACTGGTTTGACCCCGCCACGGGCCAGGTTGATCAGAACGTTGACGTCCAGCAGGAGGTCGGACTGGGTGCCCACGAGGATGATGGGAGCTGAGGGGTTGCAGGCTCGGATCTCTGGGATCCACTTGTTGGTGACATTGTGGAAGGAGTTGGGGTTGACCACACTGAAGCAGAGCAGGAAGACGTCCGTCTGGGAGTAAGAGAGGGAGCGGAAATCGTCAAACACCTCCTGGAAATgtcaagatagagagagagagtgggggcggGGTAGGgggtaagagaaagagagaaagagagagaggggtcagcTTAGCTGATTCAGCAGTGTGTGAATGTGAATGCTGTCTGGGGGTCTGAACAACAACAATGGACgccgtgacagagagagacgatgACTCacacagtatgacatgtagtggCCTTTAGAATCAAACTACTGCTGCTACATGTGAAAGACTGAATGATTTCCATTATGGATGAAATAATGTac
This portion of the Salvelinus fontinalis isolate EN_2023a chromosome 27, ASM2944872v1, whole genome shotgun sequence genome encodes:
- the LOC129825530 gene encoding rho-related GTP-binding protein RhoV-like, whose translation is MPPQMDYYCEESRVPSSCGLMSQETGLEREPAPGLEREPAGISCMLVGDGAVGKTSMIVSYTSNGYPTEYKQTGFDVFSGQVQVEGAPVRIQLLDTAGQEVFDDFRSLSYSQTDVFLLCFSVVNPNSFHNVTNKWIPEIRACNPSAPIILVGTQSDLLLDVNVLINLARGGVKPVLTPRARSMAVKIRAADYVECSSLTQKNLKEAFDAAIFAAIKHKARKEKKRQLSDRRTKAFSKCSWKKLFCFI